The genomic stretch GATTAATTTCAACAACTCGATAGAATAGTAAGCCCATCCCAGTTTTTCCATGTGACAGGGCGTGTGGTAGGCAACTTTGATTTTCTGTCCTGTTTTAAAATTCAATTTTGTTTTCTTTTGGCTTAACAAACGATAGATATACCGAGTAGCCAACTCCACGTCCTCACGAACATCAGCGTTATCAATATCCAACAAGTGAGGATACTCGTCTCGAATCGTAAACGTGCAGGTTGAAGAAGTTGCTATCACGGGTATATTCTTCTCCAACACGGACTTCCGAATCGAATTTATATTCGTACGAGCCTGTTTTTGTGCTTGTTTGATCAATCCGTTGGAAATCAAGGCGACCCCACAGCACTTTTCTTTTTCTAGAAGTTGCACTCCGATACTAAAAGCATTCATGACCTTAATTAAATCTTTTCCCAGTTGAGGATTATTGTAATTCACGTAACACCCATGGAAATAACTTACTTGGCTTGGATAGGCGGCTTGTTTCTCTGCGACTTTTTTATACCAGCTTTCGAAAGTGCCGAAAGCGTATTTGGGGAACGTGCGTCGATGATCGATTTTCATAACCCCATCCAAAATTGCTTTCACTGGCTTTAGGCCCAAAGTTGTATTCACGATCGGGGCAAACGGGGTGGATAACGTTCCGACAAGATCTGTATTAGCTAGAATATAGTCTCGGAGTTTCGGTTGTTTTTTGCTATATTTAATTCGAGCTGCTTGGATAATGTCTCCGATTTTCACGTTCGAAGGACAAGCGACTTCACATCTTTTACAGTTAATACAATATTTCAAGGATTCATCATAGAAGTTGAATTTCTTCAACCGTAGGCGTTCTCCATCGGGGCCTGCTTGTTTGGGACCCGGATAATTGGGATTTACTGCTGCTACAGGACAATAAACGGTACAGATCGTACATTTGATACATTGTTCAAAATTGTTGTCGCTGATATTATGTTGTTGGAGATTCATGGCTTCTTTATTTACTTAAAATCTGTTCTGCTATATACATGGCACTCAAAATGGAAACTCCTGCCCCACATCCCTCTTTCAAAGGATTGAATCCCTCGAGGATTGCCCCGGCTGCATAAAGATTCTCAAAGATTTTGCCTTCTCGGGTACAACGGAACGTGCTGTCGGTTTTGATCCCGAAAGATTGATAAGGTTGTGTGTCAAACACGTCGCTGTTATACCATTGTGTCCTATTCGGGGTAAATGTTACATCGAGATCAAAAATTGGTTCGTATATTTTTTCTGTACTGGCAATCAATCCTTGACTGAAATAACTTCCTGTGGCAAGAATAAAATTTTGTCCAACGAAAGGAATGTCCCCATGATTGAAAGAGTAAATCTGTGAAATTCTGTTTTCTTTTATGT from Butyricimonas virosa encodes the following:
- the glpC gene encoding anaerobic glycerol-3-phosphate dehydrogenase subunit GlpC, whose product is MNLQQHNISDNNFEQCIKCTICTVYCPVAAVNPNYPGPKQAGPDGERLRLKKFNFYDESLKYCINCKRCEVACPSNVKIGDIIQAARIKYSKKQPKLRDYILANTDLVGTLSTPFAPIVNTTLGLKPVKAILDGVMKIDHRRTFPKYAFGTFESWYKKVAEKQAAYPSQVSYFHGCYVNYNNPQLGKDLIKVMNAFSIGVQLLEKEKCCGVALISNGLIKQAQKQARTNINSIRKSVLEKNIPVIATSSTCTFTIRDEYPHLLDIDNADVREDVELATRYIYRLLSQKKTKLNFKTGQKIKVAYHTPCHMEKLGWAYYSIELLKLIPNIELTILDSQCCGIAGTYGFKKENYKTSQDIGEPLFKQIEALDIDYVVTDCETCKWQIEMSTSKPCEHPISILANVLE